In Synechocystis sp. PCC 6714, the following are encoded in one genomic region:
- a CDS encoding DUF3685 domain-containing protein — MSDSPLTILIVDEDPVFRLGLVTALGREPDIQILGEGEGLDNLRQQLETLAPDTLLIDPQFPRRAQSGWPLVRQLQTAYPQVSICLLTASLEYDQLLAAKTQGIEAYFPKGTAIVDLVAGLKQVRAGQTRWPSLQTVHTPPLSPWEKLIWPMFRDGLRQIEQGLQQTQASLQIPFLSDFDRLFWQGRQRELKFARWLVRSLLPHRLKTWHKAANVLAPSSSLPSPTPTPRRSGVKAITLRPPGNLAPLGQILQQLPLQVENLTSIPLELDILQPLKRQELLSLAQQQLETTIKELQALRITPAQLPDNCLSIVGEMWRSLSLTFFGKYCQPKSEFTLEQIQSLLEIYQPIISQEKLTKIPFVVPLFHHLLFAEPLMVNQKEYAVESSEARQYSDLYAQNLVIQLANSTMVFILNYFADYEAIKIALYEQSMLSSRQVARFRNDLAWYYQFSRYWLHPKQIFESQHTLFYLTPTGIMTTQVYAPRQRELGQLRAIPWFVTIVLECRDALSPRLRAVVEFLGNGVVFLLTQVVGRAIGLVGKGIIQGIGNTWQESRSQQKRPN; from the coding sequence GTGAGTGACTCTCCCTTAACGATTTTGATTGTTGATGAAGATCCCGTGTTTCGCCTGGGATTGGTCACCGCTTTGGGGAGGGAGCCTGATATACAGATACTGGGAGAGGGGGAAGGACTAGATAATCTACGCCAACAACTGGAAACTTTAGCACCAGATACTTTGCTGATTGATCCCCAGTTTCCCCGCCGTGCCCAGTCCGGTTGGCCCCTAGTGCGTCAATTGCAAACCGCCTATCCCCAGGTCAGCATTTGTTTGCTCACCGCCAGCCTAGAATATGATCAACTCCTGGCCGCCAAAACCCAAGGCATTGAGGCCTACTTTCCCAAGGGAACGGCGATCGTCGACTTGGTAGCTGGGTTAAAACAGGTCCGCGCTGGACAAACCCGTTGGCCCAGTTTACAAACCGTCCATACACCTCCCCTAAGCCCGTGGGAAAAGTTGATTTGGCCAATGTTCCGGGATGGACTTAGGCAAATTGAGCAGGGACTCCAGCAAACCCAAGCTAGTTTACAAATACCATTCCTATCGGATTTTGACCGACTTTTTTGGCAGGGTAGACAACGGGAACTCAAATTTGCCCGGTGGTTGGTGCGGAGTTTATTGCCCCATCGCCTCAAGACCTGGCATAAAGCCGCCAACGTTCTCGCTCCTTCTTCTTCTCTCCCCAGCCCAACCCCCACTCCCCGCCGCTCCGGGGTTAAAGCCATCACCCTACGCCCCCCTGGTAATTTGGCTCCCCTGGGACAAATTCTTCAGCAACTCCCGTTACAGGTGGAAAACCTTACCTCCATCCCCCTAGAGTTAGATATCCTCCAGCCCCTCAAGCGTCAGGAACTTCTTTCCCTGGCGCAACAGCAACTAGAAACCACAATTAAAGAACTCCAAGCCCTCCGGATTACACCAGCCCAGTTACCGGACAATTGTCTATCCATTGTGGGGGAAATGTGGCGGTCTTTGAGCCTCACTTTTTTTGGTAAATACTGTCAGCCTAAAAGTGAATTCACTCTGGAACAAATCCAATCTTTGTTGGAAATTTATCAACCGATTATTAGTCAGGAAAAATTAACTAAAATTCCTTTTGTGGTGCCCCTTTTTCATCACCTCCTCTTTGCCGAGCCCTTAATGGTGAATCAAAAAGAATATGCTGTGGAATCCTCCGAAGCAAGGCAATATAGCGATTTATATGCCCAAAACTTAGTTATTCAATTGGCCAACAGCACTATGGTTTTTATTTTGAACTATTTTGCTGATTATGAAGCAATTAAAATTGCTCTTTATGAACAGTCAATGCTTTCCTCACGGCAGGTAGCAAGATTTCGCAATGATTTGGCTTGGTACTATCAATTTAGTCGCTATTGGCTCCATCCCAAGCAAATTTTTGAGAGTCAACACACCCTCTTTTACCTTACCCCCACAGGCATTATGACCACCCAGGTCTATGCTCCCCGGCAACGGGAATTGGGCCAACTCCGGGCAATTCCCTGGTTTGTTACCATTGTTTTAGAGTGTCGAGATGCCCTTTCTCCCCGCTTGAGGGCCGTGGTGGAGTTTTTAGGCAATGGTGTGGTGTTTCTCCTCACCCAAGTGGTAGGCAGGGCGATCGGGCTAGTGGGCAAGGGCATTATCCAGGGCATTGGCAATACCTGGCAGGAGAGCCGTAGTCAACAAAAGCGGCCCAATTGA
- a CDS encoding HD domain-containing phosphohydrolase, with protein sequence MNQSSPLRIFLLDDHPYSRVATVDLLRLNNYQIIEGETPQTGDCDQVVEQVGKVAPDLVLMDVNLVHHNGIELCQAIKHSPLGQKIPIILTNAMDDPQCRLLSRASGADAYLLKPLERVELLNQVDLLIQKKKLAESVTQIEQVLFRLAAVVEERYAVGEAQITCSQLVQGFGQFLQLEQKQIDDLMFAARLHNLGLLQVPDEIMLKQGPLSPPELDCVRDHVRVAATIFEPLAGRRAVGEIMLYHHERWDGSGYPDGLKGKQIPLLAQIFQIIDIFTALTNNRRYKEAVNTVQAVEILQEEAKRGWRNPDMVDKFVNFISKSQMG encoded by the coding sequence GTGAACCAGTCATCTCCCCTCCGTATTTTTCTGCTGGATGACCACCCCTACAGTCGTGTCGCCACCGTCGACCTTTTGCGTTTGAACAATTACCAAATTATTGAAGGGGAGACCCCCCAGACAGGGGATTGTGACCAGGTGGTGGAACAGGTGGGAAAAGTTGCCCCGGACCTGGTGTTGATGGATGTCAATTTAGTCCATCACAATGGCATTGAACTATGTCAGGCAATCAAGCACAGCCCCCTCGGCCAAAAAATTCCCATCATTCTCACCAATGCCATGGACGACCCCCAATGTCGTCTGCTCAGCCGGGCCAGTGGGGCCGATGCCTATCTGCTCAAACCCCTAGAACGGGTGGAACTACTCAACCAGGTAGATTTATTGATTCAGAAGAAGAAGTTGGCGGAATCCGTTACCCAGATTGAACAGGTTCTGTTTCGCCTAGCAGCGGTGGTGGAAGAACGCTATGCTGTGGGGGAAGCTCAAATTACCTGTAGCCAATTGGTGCAGGGTTTTGGCCAATTTCTCCAGCTAGAGCAAAAACAAATTGATGATCTGATGTTCGCCGCCCGTCTCCACAATTTGGGCTTACTTCAGGTGCCCGACGAAATTATGCTTAAGCAGGGGCCCCTCAGTCCCCCAGAATTGGATTGTGTTAGGGACCATGTCCGGGTGGCGGCAACGATTTTTGAACCCTTAGCTGGACGGAGGGCGGTGGGGGAAATTATGCTTTATCACCATGAACGGTGGGATGGCAGTGGTTACCCCGATGGACTGAAGGGAAAGCAAATACCATTGTTGGCACAGATTTTCCAAATTATTGATATTTTCACTGCCCTGACCAATAACCGTCGCTACAAAGAAGCGGTGAACACAGTCCAGGCTGTGGAGATTTTACAGGAGGAGGCCAAACGAGGCTGGCGCAACCCCGATATGGTGGATAAATTTGTTAATTTTATTAGCAAAAGTCAAATGGGATAA
- a CDS encoding energy-coupling factor ABC transporter ATP-binding protein: MPSHVPAIVAQDLSFQWSPDRPGLQDCSLAVPRGQFWMLLGTNGSGKSTLLRLLAGLLTPHSGLVKLAEPMGFVFQNPDHQLVMPTVGADIAFGLVKEKLSHHEVQVRVGEALQAVNLADMARRPIYALSGGQKQRIAIAGAIARHCSVLLLDEPTALLDRESQQELVLQVQKLVQQRGITALWVTHRLDELSYCDGAFLLEDGKIVAQGDPKPLRQRMTKQTTFNPL; encoded by the coding sequence ATGCCTTCCCATGTCCCTGCAATCGTTGCCCAGGATCTAAGTTTTCAGTGGTCTCCAGACCGTCCTGGCCTACAGGACTGTAGTTTGGCAGTGCCGCGGGGACAATTCTGGATGCTGTTAGGTACCAATGGCAGTGGGAAATCAACCCTGTTACGTCTGCTGGCTGGTCTGCTCACCCCCCACTCGGGCCTAGTTAAGTTGGCGGAACCCATGGGTTTTGTCTTCCAAAATCCTGATCATCAATTAGTCATGCCCACGGTGGGAGCTGATATTGCCTTTGGTTTAGTCAAAGAAAAACTCAGCCACCATGAAGTACAGGTGCGGGTGGGGGAAGCTCTCCAGGCGGTTAACTTAGCTGACATGGCCCGTCGTCCCATCTATGCCCTCAGCGGCGGTCAAAAGCAACGCATTGCCATTGCCGGGGCGATCGCCAGACATTGCTCTGTCCTGTTACTGGATGAACCCACGGCCCTTCTAGACCGGGAAAGCCAACAGGAATTAGTCTTGCAAGTGCAAAAGTTGGTTCAACAAAGAGGCATCACAGCCCTATGGGTGACCCATCGTTTAGACGAGCTAAGCTACTGCGACGGAGCTTTTCTGTTGGAAGACGGCAAAATTGTGGCCCAGGGAGATCCCAAACCCCTTAGACAGAGAATGACGAAACAGACTACGTTTAACCCCCTCTAG
- a CDS encoding A24 family peptidase → MDSLLVPIVLLFVIAFGCAVGSFLNVVAYRLPAGLSLVHPPSRCPHCGHSLGPKENVPVLGWLWLRGKCRWCQTRISPRYPLVEATTGLLFALIFSHFGWQWETLGYWTLISFLIALTLIDWDTMTLPNRLTKPGLVVGLLFHLLLGWQSGNFIAPLIEAIASAVLGLWLFDLIRMGGSFLLGKEGMGDGDPKLAAMVGAWLGWQSLLLTTFIACLIGSIYGGLKLLLGTLQRRQSFPFGPFLAIGAMVSLFWGEKIIASYLNFVAPQF, encoded by the coding sequence ATGGATTCCCTCCTTGTTCCCATTGTTCTGCTTTTTGTTATTGCCTTCGGCTGTGCTGTGGGTAGTTTTCTCAATGTGGTCGCCTATCGCTTACCCGCAGGTCTATCCCTCGTGCATCCCCCTTCCCGTTGTCCCCACTGTGGCCATTCTCTTGGCCCCAAGGAAAATGTACCGGTGCTGGGCTGGCTTTGGTTAAGAGGTAAATGCCGTTGGTGCCAAACCCGGATTTCCCCGCGGTATCCATTGGTGGAAGCAACCACTGGGCTTTTATTTGCGTTGATATTTTCGCATTTTGGCTGGCAATGGGAGACCCTGGGCTACTGGACGTTAATTAGTTTTTTGATTGCCCTGACCCTAATTGATTGGGACACGATGACTTTGCCTAATAGGTTGACTAAACCGGGCCTAGTGGTGGGCTTACTGTTTCATTTGCTTCTAGGTTGGCAAAGCGGTAACTTCATTGCTCCTTTAATAGAGGCGATCGCCTCGGCGGTATTAGGGCTTTGGCTGTTTGATCTAATCCGTATGGGAGGCAGTTTTCTGTTGGGCAAAGAGGGCATGGGGGACGGTGATCCCAAATTGGCGGCCATGGTGGGGGCCTGGTTAGGTTGGCAATCGCTACTTTTGACCACTTTTATCGCCTGTTTAATTGGTTCTATTTACGGCGGTTTGAAGCTACTTTTGGGCACATTGCAACGACGACAGAGTTTTCCCTTTGGCCCTTTTTTGGCGATCGGGGCAATGGTCAGTCTCTTTTGGGGGGAGAAAATAATTGCCAGTTACTTAAATTTTGTCGCTCCCCAATTTTGA
- a CDS encoding MBL fold metallo-hydrolase, which translates to MAIAKLPRQILPNLYRFAPNRDTLGGTAYLLITEEGNVLIDCPAWHEDNELWLEKQGPVRWLCLTHRDGHGPKVKAIQRSLGCQVVVQEQEAYLLPGVKIDPFREQLAITPSLTALWTPGYSPGSSCYYWGEEGGILFTGRHLLPDGEGNLRTIKQAKTFHWLRQQASLAKIYRYLNENNLPLRAVCPGGNIGYLRGEDWCLNPRKALESMLSYSEAKL; encoded by the coding sequence ATGGCGATCGCCAAATTACCTCGTCAAATTCTGCCCAACCTGTATCGTTTTGCTCCCAACCGAGACACCCTAGGGGGCACTGCTTACTTATTAATTACTGAGGAGGGAAATGTATTGATCGATTGCCCTGCTTGGCATGAAGACAATGAATTATGGTTGGAGAAACAAGGCCCTGTGCGTTGGCTCTGTCTGACCCATCGAGACGGCCATGGCCCAAAAGTAAAAGCCATCCAGAGAAGTTTAGGTTGTCAGGTGGTAGTGCAGGAACAAGAAGCATATCTTCTGCCGGGAGTAAAGATTGATCCTTTTCGGGAACAACTGGCCATCACCCCATCCCTCACTGCCCTTTGGACTCCCGGTTATTCCCCTGGTTCTAGCTGCTATTACTGGGGGGAAGAAGGGGGCATTCTTTTCACTGGTCGTCATTTACTGCCCGATGGAGAAGGAAATTTAAGGACCATCAAACAAGCAAAAACGTTTCATTGGCTCCGTCAGCAGGCTAGTCTAGCAAAAATTTATCGCTATCTCAATGAAAATAATCTTCCCCTCAGAGCCGTTTGCCCAGGAGGCAATATAGGCTATCTACGGGGAGAAGACTGGTGTTTGAACCCTAGGAAAGCTCTGGAATCAATGCTCAGTTACTCCGAAGCAAAACTCTGA
- a CDS encoding PspA/IM30 family protein: MGLFDRLGRVVRANLNDLVSKAEDPEKVLEQAVIDMQEDLVQLRQAVARTIAEEKRTEQRLKQDTQEAKKWEDRAKLALSNGDENLAREALARKKSLTDTATAYEAQLAQQRTMSENLRRNLAALEAKISEAKTKKNMLQARAKAAKANAELQQTLGGLGTSSATSAFERMENKVLDMEATSQAAGELAGFGIENQFAQLESSSGVEDELAALKASMAGEALPGTSAATPRLEASPVDSSVPTSNASQDDAVIDQELDDLRRRLREI; encoded by the coding sequence ATGGGATTATTTGACCGTCTAGGCCGCGTCGTCCGGGCTAACCTCAACGACCTCGTCAGCAAAGCCGAAGATCCGGAAAAAGTGCTGGAACAGGCCGTTATTGATATGCAAGAAGACCTGGTGCAACTCCGCCAGGCCGTTGCCCGCACCATCGCCGAGGAAAAACGAACTGAACAGCGCCTCAAACAAGATACCCAGGAAGCAAAAAAATGGGAGGATCGGGCGAAGTTGGCCCTCAGTAATGGGGATGAGAATTTAGCCAGGGAAGCCCTAGCTCGCAAAAAAAGTCTGACGGATACGGCAACGGCATACGAGGCTCAGCTGGCCCAGCAAAGGACGATGTCCGAAAACCTGCGCCGCAACCTAGCAGCTCTGGAAGCAAAAATTTCCGAAGCTAAAACCAAGAAAAATATGTTGCAGGCCAGGGCTAAGGCGGCTAAGGCCAATGCTGAGTTACAACAAACCCTAGGGGGCCTAGGCACCAGCAGTGCCACCAGTGCCTTTGAAAGGATGGAAAATAAGGTATTGGATATGGAAGCCACTTCCCAAGCCGCCGGGGAGTTGGCCGGTTTTGGCATCGAAAACCAGTTTGCCCAGTTGGAATCCAGTAGCGGAGTGGAAGATGAATTGGCTGCTCTGAAAGCTTCCATGGCCGGTGAAGCTTTGCCGGGCACTTCTGCGGCTACCCCCCGACTGGAAGCATCCCCGGTGGATTCCTCTGTTCCAACCAGCAATGCCAGCCAAGACGATGCTGTGATTGACCAGGAGTTGGATGATCTCCGCCGTCGTTTAAGGGAAATTTAG
- a CDS encoding UDP-glucuronic acid decarboxylase family protein has product MRILVTGGAGFIGSHLIDRLMAQGHEILCLDNFYTGTKRNIVKWLDNSNFELIRHDVTEPIRLEVDQVYHLACPASPVHYQFNPVKTIKTNVMGTLYMLGLAKRVGARFLLASTSEVYGDPDVHPQPESYRGNVNTIGPRACYDEGKRVAETLAFEYYREHKVDIRVARIFNTYGPRMLENDGRVVSNFIVQALQGQPLTVFGDGSQTRSFCYVSDLVEGLIRLMNGDYIGPVNLGNPGEYTILELAEKIQQRINPNTELTYKPLPEDDPKQRQPDITLANQYLDWQPTIPLDQGLAMTIADFRARQKSP; this is encoded by the coding sequence ATGCGGATTTTGGTCACAGGGGGAGCAGGTTTTATCGGTTCCCATCTCATTGATCGCCTGATGGCCCAGGGCCACGAAATTCTCTGCCTTGATAACTTTTACACTGGCACCAAACGCAACATCGTCAAATGGTTAGATAATTCCAATTTTGAACTAATCCGCCATGATGTTACCGAGCCCATTCGCCTGGAAGTCGACCAGGTTTATCATCTAGCTTGTCCAGCCTCCCCTGTCCATTACCAATTCAACCCCGTTAAGACCATCAAAACCAATGTGATGGGAACTTTGTATATGTTGGGTTTGGCCAAACGGGTCGGAGCCAGGTTTTTGCTGGCATCCACCTCTGAAGTGTATGGTGATCCCGATGTTCACCCCCAACCGGAGAGCTACCGGGGTAATGTTAATACAATTGGTCCGCGTGCTTGTTACGATGAAGGAAAGCGGGTGGCAGAGACCTTAGCCTTTGAATACTATCGAGAGCACAAGGTTGACATAAGGGTGGCACGGATATTCAACACCTATGGACCACGTATGCTGGAAAACGATGGTCGGGTAGTGAGTAACTTTATCGTGCAAGCATTACAAGGCCAACCCCTAACGGTTTTTGGTGATGGTTCCCAAACCCGCAGTTTTTGCTATGTGTCAGATCTGGTAGAGGGTCTAATCCGTTTAATGAACGGCGATTATATTGGTCCCGTTAATTTGGGCAATCCTGGCGAATATACTATTTTGGAACTGGCGGAAAAAATCCAGCAGCGGATCAACCCCAACACTGAGTTGACCTATAAGCCTCTGCCGGAAGATGACCCCAAACAGCGCCAACCGGATATAACTTTGGCGAACCAATATCTAGATTGGCAACCCACCATTCCCTTGGATCAAGGTTTGGCAATGACCATTGCAGATTTTCGGGCCCGCCAAAAAAGCCCCTAG
- the rimM gene encoding ribosome maturation factor RimM (Essential for efficient processing of 16S rRNA) has product MTDTTEKESWLEIGTIVAPQGIQGEVRVLSASDFPARFLTKGQRWIRKNEGDCPQPLTLKKGKQIPGKNLYILRFAEIIDRNQAEALVNCQLLVPATDRLPLEPGEFHVTDLLGLIVYDHDKGDRLGVVTDFYSLGNDLLGVTLDQNPDKEVLIPFVEAIVPIVELTEQRLEIKTIPGLLD; this is encoded by the coding sequence ATGACTGACACCACGGAAAAAGAAAGCTGGCTAGAAATTGGCACCATTGTTGCTCCCCAGGGCATTCAAGGGGAAGTGCGGGTTTTATCTGCTTCCGATTTTCCCGCCAGATTTTTAACCAAGGGTCAGCGGTGGATTAGAAAAAATGAAGGGGATTGCCCCCAACCCTTGACGTTGAAAAAAGGCAAACAAATTCCCGGAAAAAACCTTTACATTTTGCGTTTTGCCGAAATCATCGACCGCAACCAAGCAGAAGCTTTAGTCAATTGCCAACTGTTGGTGCCCGCCACCGATCGCCTGCCGCTGGAGCCGGGGGAATTCCATGTTACTGATTTGCTCGGTCTAATCGTTTACGACCATGACAAAGGCGATCGCCTCGGAGTAGTCACGGATTTCTACAGTCTTGGCAATGATTTACTTGGGGTAACTTTGGATCAAAATCCAGACAAAGAGGTATTAATTCCCTTTGTGGAAGCGATTGTCCCCATCGTTGAGCTAACAGAGCAGCGATTGGAAATTAAAACTATTCCAGGGCTATTGGATTAA
- a CDS encoding helix-turn-helix domain-containing protein, translated as MEKAYRYRFYPTPEQENVLRRTLGCVRLVYNKALHERTQGWYNRQERIGYV; from the coding sequence ATGGAAAAAGCTTACCGCTACAGGTTTTACCCAACACCGGAACAGGAAAATGTCCTGCGCCGCACGTTGGGCTGTGTGCGGTTGGTGTACAACAAGGCTCTCCATGAGCGGACCCAAGGTTGGTACAACCGCCAAGAGAGAATTGGGTATGTTTAA
- a CDS encoding RNA-guided endonuclease TnpB family protein, with protein MLTAWKKEEELDFLNEVSCVPLQQGLRHLQKAFTNFFDGRAKYPNFKKKHQGGSAEFTKSAFKYRDGQIYLAKCLEPLDIRWSRQLPKGCKPSSVTVRLHPSGRWHISVRFDDPTIKPLPVTNKAVGIDLGVTSLIATSNGDKVTNPKQFKKHHRRLRLAQKRLARKEKGSKNREKARRKVAKIHLKITDSRKDFLHKLTTQLVRENQTITVEALMVKNMVKNPKLALSISDSGWGEFVRQLDYKCRWYGRNLVKIDHWFPSSKRCSSCGHILDKMPLNIRSWQCPSCGTTHDRDTNASKNILAAGLAVSVCGATVRPEQSKSVKAGAMKQKPGP; from the coding sequence ATGTTGACAGCATGGAAGAAAGAGGAAGAACTCGATTTCTTAAATGAGGTGAGTTGTGTTCCCCTGCAACAGGGGTTACGCCATCTTCAAAAGGCTTTCACTAACTTCTTTGATGGCCGGGCAAAATATCCCAACTTCAAAAAGAAACACCAAGGAGGTAGTGCGGAATTTACCAAGTCGGCGTTCAAGTACCGGGATGGGCAAATCTATCTGGCAAAATGCCTTGAACCATTGGACATTCGTTGGTCAAGACAACTACCCAAAGGATGTAAACCATCTTCAGTGACGGTGCGATTACACCCATCAGGACGCTGGCACATCTCTGTTCGTTTTGATGACCCAACCATCAAACCCTTACCAGTCACAAACAAAGCTGTAGGGATTGATTTGGGAGTAACAAGCTTGATTGCTACCAGTAATGGTGACAAGGTTACCAATCCAAAACAATTTAAGAAGCATCACCGTCGTTTACGGTTGGCTCAAAAACGCCTTGCCCGGAAAGAAAAGGGGTCTAAGAATAGGGAAAAGGCACGACGTAAAGTTGCCAAAATTCATCTTAAGATTACTGACTCCCGAAAAGACTTTCTCCATAAATTGACCACTCAACTGGTGCGTGAAAACCAAACCATCACCGTTGAGGCCTTGATGGTCAAAAATATGGTCAAAAATCCAAAGTTAGCCCTCTCCATTAGTGATAGTGGCTGGGGTGAGTTTGTGCGTCAATTGGATTACAAGTGTCGTTGGTATGGTAGGAATTTGGTCAAGATTGACCACTGGTTTCCTTCCTCCAAACGGTGTAGTTCCTGTGGGCATATCCTCGATAAGATGCCCTTAAATATTCGTTCCTGGCAATGTCCAAGTTGTGGAACAACCCACGATAGGGATACCAATGCCAGTAAAAACATTTTGGCCGCTGGACTAGCGGTGTCTGTCTGTGGAGCGACCGTAAGACCTGAGCAGAGTAAGTCTGTGAAGGCAGGTGCTATGAAGCAGAAACCTGGACCGTGA
- a CDS encoding DUF1269 domain-containing protein → MSDLIVIGYDDEYKAEEVRLALAKLQVEHLIEMEDAAVVVKDQKGKVKLKQAINLTSSGAVSGGFWGLLIGILFFSPLLGAAVGAASGALAGALSDIGVDDNFMRELGETMCPGTSALFVLVKKVTPDKVLADVSKYGGKVLRTSLSQDEESQLQAVLDRHGLLDGGPAGE, encoded by the coding sequence ATGAGCGATCTAATTGTTATCGGCTACGACGACGAATATAAGGCGGAAGAGGTACGCCTTGCCCTGGCTAAACTGCAGGTGGAGCATTTGATTGAAATGGAAGATGCCGCCGTTGTCGTCAAAGACCAAAAAGGTAAAGTAAAGCTCAAGCAGGCCATCAATCTCACCAGTTCCGGGGCGGTTAGTGGTGGTTTTTGGGGCCTATTGATCGGCATTTTGTTTTTCTCTCCCCTCTTGGGGGCCGCGGTGGGGGCTGCTAGTGGTGCATTGGCCGGTGCTCTTAGTGACATTGGTGTGGATGATAATTTCATGCGGGAGTTGGGTGAAACCATGTGCCCTGGTACATCCGCTCTATTCGTTCTAGTTAAAAAAGTTACCCCCGATAAAGTCTTGGCCGATGTAAGTAAATACGGGGGTAAGGTGCTGAGAACTTCCCTGTCCCAGGATGAAGAGTCTCAATTGCAAGCAGTACTAGATCGCCATGGCCTATTGGATGGTGGTCCCGCTGGAGAATAA
- a CDS encoding ABC transporter permease: protein MVNIFRIWAIAANGFREVIRDRILYIIGFFAILMALALRILPEISVGADGKIFLDLGLAATSLLGAIVAIFVGTGLINKEIEKRTVLVLIPKPLSRSELIIGKHLGLSGVLAAMLAIMTSIYLAMLAWAKIPFSPTAILISQAFLLLELAVLTAIAILFGVFTSSILATLLSFGVYFMGHISRDLLKLGEITKNANIETLTKYLYLVLPNLERFNLKNEAVYGILPSSSELWADLLYGILYIILMLTLANLIFARKQF from the coding sequence ATGGTTAATATTTTCAGAATTTGGGCGATCGCCGCCAATGGTTTTCGGGAAGTAATTCGGGATCGAATTCTCTACATAATCGGTTTTTTTGCCATTTTGATGGCCCTGGCCCTACGCATACTGCCAGAGATTTCCGTAGGGGCCGACGGCAAAATTTTCCTTGACCTGGGTTTGGCCGCTACATCCCTATTGGGGGCGATCGTGGCTATTTTTGTTGGCACCGGGCTAATTAACAAAGAAATTGAGAAACGGACTGTGTTAGTGCTGATTCCCAAGCCCCTCAGCCGCAGTGAATTAATTATTGGTAAACATTTGGGCTTATCTGGGGTACTGGCGGCCATGCTAGCGATTATGACCAGCATTTACCTGGCTATGTTGGCCTGGGCTAAAATTCCTTTTTCCCCCACAGCCATTCTCATTTCCCAGGCTTTTCTCCTATTGGAGTTGGCCGTCCTGACGGCGATCGCCATTTTATTTGGGGTATTTACGAGTTCTATTTTGGCCACCCTGCTCAGCTTTGGAGTGTACTTTATGGGCCATATAAGTCGGGATTTACTTAAATTGGGGGAAATTACCAAAAATGCCAATATCGAAACCCTGACCAAATATCTTTACTTGGTGTTGCCCAATCTAGAAAGATTTAATCTCAAGAATGAGGCGGTCTATGGAATTTTGCCTTCCAGCAGTGAACTGTGGGCTGACCTACTCTACGGCATTCTTTACATTATTTTGATGCTTACGTTGGCTAACCTGATTTTTGCCCGAAAACAGTTCTAA
- a CDS encoding homocysteine S-methyltransferase family protein, producing MSNLPHQCEQIFLLDGGLETDMIFNRGFNLPAFAAHTLLFDVVGREALTSYFHGFLDLAREKQFGFLLDAPTWRAQTFFAEELGATLDEIRRANFEAVEFVQGLKQTYADQIQPLLINGLVGPCGDAYGGEHFSNAASAQAYHRQQISWLAEAGVDIVGAFTLTSVNEAIGIVRASQEFSLPVSISFTLETNGHLPMGIPLSEAIARVDEATNQGAAYFMVNCAHPDHFSGVITEDVWTHRLGGFRCNPSRRSHAELDEADFLDIGNPVELAHSYWMLKQKVPTANVFGACCGSDLRHVREIARVLNDNLTIS from the coding sequence ATGAGTAATCTTCCCCATCAATGTGAGCAAATTTTTCTCTTGGACGGTGGACTGGAGACGGACATGATTTTTAATCGGGGCTTTAATTTGCCCGCTTTTGCCGCCCATACCTTACTGTTCGATGTCGTTGGTCGGGAGGCATTAACCAGTTATTTCCACGGCTTTTTAGATTTAGCTCGAGAAAAGCAGTTTGGCTTTTTGCTCGATGCCCCCACCTGGCGGGCCCAAACATTTTTTGCGGAAGAATTGGGAGCGACCCTGGACGAAATTCGGCGGGCCAACTTTGAGGCGGTGGAGTTTGTCCAAGGATTAAAACAGACTTATGCTGACCAAATTCAGCCCCTACTGATCAACGGCCTAGTCGGTCCCTGTGGTGATGCCTATGGTGGTGAACATTTCAGTAATGCGGCATCGGCCCAGGCCTATCATCGACAACAAATCAGTTGGTTGGCAGAAGCCGGTGTGGATATTGTGGGCGCATTTACCCTCACTAGTGTTAATGAGGCCATCGGCATTGTCCGGGCTAGCCAAGAATTTTCCCTGCCCGTATCCATCTCTTTCACCCTGGAAACCAATGGCCATTTGCCTATGGGTATTCCTTTGTCAGAGGCGATCGCCAGGGTTGATGAAGCTACCAACCAAGGAGCAGCCTATTTTATGGTCAACTGTGCCCATCCAGACCACTTTTCTGGGGTAATTACAGAGGATGTTTGGACCCATCGATTGGGGGGGTTCCGTTGTAATCCCTCCCGTCGCAGTCATGCTGAGTTAGATGAAGCAGATTTTCTCGACATTGGTAACCCGGTGGAATTGGCTCACTCCTATTGGATGCTTAAACAAAAAGTTCCTACCGCTAATGTTTTTGGCGCTTGTTGCGGTTCAGACCTTAGGCATGTGCGAGAAATTGCCCGGGTCTTGAATGACAATCTGACAATTTCTTAG